A stretch of the Argentina anserina chromosome 6, drPotAnse1.1, whole genome shotgun sequence genome encodes the following:
- the LOC126801035 gene encoding violaxanthin de-epoxidase, chloroplastic yields the protein MALAARSISLFHNDSIGSTCMRLGFTSEERFQKRRMVDFQVVVKFCPNSRKSRYSQFNGLNRNSSGLGSNWSSLLHSRTEKAFSKRDKRSCGTETKQVINVILDELLGLIRDWSQLHFMKVAGLLVCTLMVIPSANAVDALKTCSCLLKECRVELAKCIANPSCAANVACLQTCNNRPDETECQIKCGDLFENSVVDEFNECAVSRKKCVPMKSDVGEFPVPDPSALVQSFDMEKFNGKWFITSGLNPTFDAFDCQVHEFHTESGRLVGNLSWRIRTPDGGFFTRTAVQKFVQDQNQPGILYNHDNDYLHYQDDWYILSSKIENKPEDYIFVYYRGSNDAWDGYGGSVIYTKSSILPQSIVPELEKAAASVGRDFSKFIKTDNTCGPEPPLVERLEKKLEEGERTIIEEVQQLEGEVEKVEQTERSLLQRLAEGFNEIKKDEEYFLKELSKEEMDILSELKMEATEVEKLFGRTLPLRKLR from the exons ATGGCACTGGCTGCGCGTTCAATCTCCCTGTTCCATAATGATAGTATTGGCAGTACATGTATGAGGTTGGGTTTTACAAGTGAGGAACGATTTCAGAAGAGAAGGATGGTTGATTTTCAAGTGGTTGTGAAATTTTGTCCCAATAGCAGAAAATCAAGATACTCCCAATTTAATGGTTTGAATAGAAACTCTTCTGGTTTAGGGTCAAATTGGTCTTCTCTGCTCCATAGCAGGACTGAGAAGGCTTTTTCAAAAAGGGACAAAAGAAGTTGTGGAACTGAG ACGAAGCAGGTGATTAATGTTATACTTGACGAACTACTGGGTCTCATTAGAGATTGGAGTCAGTTACATTTTATGAAAGTAGCTGGTTTGCTGGTATGCACTCTCATGGTGATACCATCAGCCAACGCTGTTGATGCTCTCAAAACTTGTTCCTGCTTACTCAAGGAATGCAG GGTAGAACTTGCAAAGTGCATTGCAAATCCGTCCTGTGCTGCTAATGTTGCTTGTCTGCAAACTTGTAACAATCGTCCTGATGAGACAGAATGCCAG ATTAAGTGTGGGGACCTGTTTGAGAACAGTGTTGTGGATGAATTTAATGAATGTGCAGTGTCACGAAAGAAATGTGTACCTATGAAATCCGATGTGGGAGAATTTCCTGTCCCAGATCCTTCTGCTCTTGTTCAAAGTTTTGATATGGAAAAGTTTAATGGGAAATGGTTCATTACTAGTGGCTTGAATCCTACATTTGATGCGTTTGATTGCCAAGTGCATGAATTCCATACAGAATCTGGCAGACTTGTAGGAAATTTGTCTTGGAGAATACGAACCCCTGATGGTGGATTTTTTACTCGAACAGCTGTTCAGAAGTTTGTGCAAGATCAAAACCAGCCTGGTATACTATACAATCACGACAATGATTATCTTCACTATCAAGATGACTG GTACATTCTATCTTCGAAGATAGAGAATAAACCAGaagattatatatttgtatactACCGTGGGAGTAATGATGCTTGGGATGGATATGGTGGTTCTGTGATATATACAAAGAGTTCAATATTGCCACAAAGCATTGTTCCAGAATTGGAAAAAGCAGCTGCGAGCGTGGGACGAGATTTCAGCAAGTTTATCAAAACAGATAATACCTGCGGGCCTGAACCTCCACTTGTAGAGAGGTTGGAGAAGAAACTTGAGGAAGGGGAGAGGACCATTATAGAGGAAGTTCAACAGTTAGAAGGGGAGGTGGAGAAGGTTGAACAGACTGAGCGGTCATTACTTCAAAGGTTAGCAGAAGGGtttaatgaaattaaaaaagatGAGGAGTACTTCTTGAAAGAGCTTTCCAAAGAAGAAATGGATATATTGAGCGAGCTCAAAATGGAAGCAACTGAAGTAGAAAAGCTTTTTGGACGAACACTTCCTCTTCGGAAGCTAAGATAG
- the LOC126801034 gene encoding probable receptor-like protein kinase At2g42960 isoform X1, with protein sequence MMSARHFTILFIAAYLVQTSLSLSPDDGSGSCVLNFTSYPYQPTGECISPVKLKIKAWDSWTTKNPCCRNLLTTLSRALAFQAFKTQGDVFVSNAQWNNCTGPFVRQGVSAISCGFKNLYYGSSDCSKVNLAEIKQGNEYQQALNLCSQFGSASSSFDAVCGPCAASLLGLKTHLLEEFHDDTNKTEDPICGVAAVISVAAGNISSAYMDDYFGCLTKLDKFDPGYLKLKYSLVEAVLSIMIAVTGVVLIVLLIKHVTKKKPLKPILSGSTAGAWSGLYRFSKAEIENAINYGPERKNLGRGSAGQVYKGVLPSGQVVAVKHIHKSNISDSFTREVEQLTRVRHPNLVCLFGCCVEGGEQYLVYEYCSSGNLAQHLLRNDPVLSWERRVKILRDCALALRYLHHYIDGCIVHRDIKLTNILLTENLDPKLSDFGLAKMLGMEESKVFTDVRGTLGYMDPEYMTNAKLTCASDVYSFGIVALQLLSGQKVFELDLDARDQLTRKAKDVSMNKRPPEDLEDPRLNGNVNKADFESILHIAVLCVAKSSKDRPKIDVVFEEMDKAWHNTRAELRAQKGMSSTAAPLSLSSGVLSV encoded by the exons ATGATGTCGGCAAGACACTTCACGATTTTGTTCATTGCAGCTTATCTTGTCCAAACCTCACTATCTTTGTCACCAGACGATGGCTCAG gaAGCTGTGTGCTAAATTTTACATCCTACCCATACCAACCTACTGGGGAGTGCATAAGTCCTGTCAAGCTGAAAATAAAGGCCTGGGATAGCTGGACAACAAAGAATCCCTGCTGCCGAAATCTGCTCACCACTTTGTCCCGAGCCTTGGCCTTCCAAGCGTTTAAGACACAGGGCGATGTCTTTGTTTCCAATGCGCAATGGAACAACTGCACTGGCCCATTTGTTCGTCAAGGCGTGTCTGCCATTAGCTGTGGCTTCAAGAACCTTTACTATGGCAGCAGCGACTGCTCCAAAGTAAACTTGGCAGAGATTAAGCAAGGGAACGAGTATCAACAGGCATTGAACCTTTGCTCTCAATTTGGCAGTGCTTCATCTTCATTCGATGCAGTTTGTGGCCCTTGCGCTGCTTCCTTGCTAGGTCTTAAGACACATTTATTGGAAGAATTTCATGATGATACCAATAAAACCGAAGATCCCATATGCGGTGTCGCTGCAGTTATTTCCGTTGCAGCCGGGAACATTTCGAGTGCTTATATGGACGATTACTTTGGGTGCTTGACTAAGTTAGACAAGTTCG ATCCAGGTTACCTCAAACTCAAAT ATTCCTTGGTAGAAGCTGTACTTTCTATCATGATCGCCGTCACAGGAGTAGTGCTGATAGTCCTGCTGATAAAGCACGTTACTAAGAAGAAGCCCCTAAAACCGATTCTATCAGGATCAACAGCTGGTGCATGGTCTGGCCTGTACAGATTCTCCAAAGCGGAGATTGAGAATGCCATAAATTATGGACCTGAAAGAAAGAACCTTGGACGAGGAAGTGCAGGTCAAGTTTATAAAGGGGTTCTTCCTAGTGGACAAGTTGTGGCTGTTAAGCACATACACAAGAGTAACATATCAGATTCTTTTACAAGAGAAGTGGAACAGCTTACAAGGGTTCGACACCCGAACTTGGTCTGCCTCTTTGGTTGCTGTGTTGAAGGCGGTGAGCAATATCTAGTGTATGAATATTGCTCATCAGGGAATCTAGCTCAACATCTCTTAA GGAACGACCCTGTGTTATCATGGGAGAGAAGAGTAAAGATTCTCAGAGACTGTGCGCTTGCCTTGAGGTATCTCCACCACTATATTGATGGTTGCATAGTTCACAGAGATATTAAG CTTACAAACATCCTTTTGACTGAGAACCTGGACCCCAAGCTATCTGATTTTGGATTAGCGAAGATGTTGGGGATGGAGGAGAGCAAAGTATTTACCGATGTAAGAGGAACACTAGGGTATATGGATCCAGAGTACATGACCAATGCCAAATTAACATGCGCCAGTGATGTCTATAGTTTTGGTATCGTTGCCCTGCAACTTCTGTCCGGCCAGAAAGTATTTGAGCTTGATCTTGATGCGAGAGATCAACTTACAAGaaag GCAAAGGATGTGAGCATGAACAAGCGCCCACCCGAAGATCTTGAAGACCCAAGACTAAATGGAAATGTCAACAAGGCTGACTTTGAATCAATTCTACATATTGCAGTACTTTGTGTTGCCAAATCAAGCAAGGATCGCCCTAAGATTGACGTTGTTTTTGAAGAGATGGACAAGGCTTGGCATAACACTCGGGCTGAATTG AGGGCACAAAAAGGGATGAGTTCAACAGCAGCACCATTGTCTTTATCTTCAGGAGTGTTATCGGTATGA
- the LOC126801034 gene encoding probable receptor-like protein kinase At2g42960 isoform X2 gives MHAGSCVLNFTSYPYQPTGECISPVKLKIKAWDSWTTKNPCCRNLLTTLSRALAFQAFKTQGDVFVSNAQWNNCTGPFVRQGVSAISCGFKNLYYGSSDCSKVNLAEIKQGNEYQQALNLCSQFGSASSSFDAVCGPCAASLLGLKTHLLEEFHDDTNKTEDPICGVAAVISVAAGNISSAYMDDYFGCLTKLDKFDPGYLKLKYSLVEAVLSIMIAVTGVVLIVLLIKHVTKKKPLKPILSGSTAGAWSGLYRFSKAEIENAINYGPERKNLGRGSAGQVYKGVLPSGQVVAVKHIHKSNISDSFTREVEQLTRVRHPNLVCLFGCCVEGGEQYLVYEYCSSGNLAQHLLRNDPVLSWERRVKILRDCALALRYLHHYIDGCIVHRDIKLTNILLTENLDPKLSDFGLAKMLGMEESKVFTDVRGTLGYMDPEYMTNAKLTCASDVYSFGIVALQLLSGQKVFELDLDARDQLTRKAKDVSMNKRPPEDLEDPRLNGNVNKADFESILHIAVLCVAKSSKDRPKIDVVFEEMDKAWHNTRAELRAQKGMSSTAAPLSLSSGVLSV, from the exons atgcatgcaggaAGCTGTGTGCTAAATTTTACATCCTACCCATACCAACCTACTGGGGAGTGCATAAGTCCTGTCAAGCTGAAAATAAAGGCCTGGGATAGCTGGACAACAAAGAATCCCTGCTGCCGAAATCTGCTCACCACTTTGTCCCGAGCCTTGGCCTTCCAAGCGTTTAAGACACAGGGCGATGTCTTTGTTTCCAATGCGCAATGGAACAACTGCACTGGCCCATTTGTTCGTCAAGGCGTGTCTGCCATTAGCTGTGGCTTCAAGAACCTTTACTATGGCAGCAGCGACTGCTCCAAAGTAAACTTGGCAGAGATTAAGCAAGGGAACGAGTATCAACAGGCATTGAACCTTTGCTCTCAATTTGGCAGTGCTTCATCTTCATTCGATGCAGTTTGTGGCCCTTGCGCTGCTTCCTTGCTAGGTCTTAAGACACATTTATTGGAAGAATTTCATGATGATACCAATAAAACCGAAGATCCCATATGCGGTGTCGCTGCAGTTATTTCCGTTGCAGCCGGGAACATTTCGAGTGCTTATATGGACGATTACTTTGGGTGCTTGACTAAGTTAGACAAGTTCG ATCCAGGTTACCTCAAACTCAAAT ATTCCTTGGTAGAAGCTGTACTTTCTATCATGATCGCCGTCACAGGAGTAGTGCTGATAGTCCTGCTGATAAAGCACGTTACTAAGAAGAAGCCCCTAAAACCGATTCTATCAGGATCAACAGCTGGTGCATGGTCTGGCCTGTACAGATTCTCCAAAGCGGAGATTGAGAATGCCATAAATTATGGACCTGAAAGAAAGAACCTTGGACGAGGAAGTGCAGGTCAAGTTTATAAAGGGGTTCTTCCTAGTGGACAAGTTGTGGCTGTTAAGCACATACACAAGAGTAACATATCAGATTCTTTTACAAGAGAAGTGGAACAGCTTACAAGGGTTCGACACCCGAACTTGGTCTGCCTCTTTGGTTGCTGTGTTGAAGGCGGTGAGCAATATCTAGTGTATGAATATTGCTCATCAGGGAATCTAGCTCAACATCTCTTAA GGAACGACCCTGTGTTATCATGGGAGAGAAGAGTAAAGATTCTCAGAGACTGTGCGCTTGCCTTGAGGTATCTCCACCACTATATTGATGGTTGCATAGTTCACAGAGATATTAAG CTTACAAACATCCTTTTGACTGAGAACCTGGACCCCAAGCTATCTGATTTTGGATTAGCGAAGATGTTGGGGATGGAGGAGAGCAAAGTATTTACCGATGTAAGAGGAACACTAGGGTATATGGATCCAGAGTACATGACCAATGCCAAATTAACATGCGCCAGTGATGTCTATAGTTTTGGTATCGTTGCCCTGCAACTTCTGTCCGGCCAGAAAGTATTTGAGCTTGATCTTGATGCGAGAGATCAACTTACAAGaaag GCAAAGGATGTGAGCATGAACAAGCGCCCACCCGAAGATCTTGAAGACCCAAGACTAAATGGAAATGTCAACAAGGCTGACTTTGAATCAATTCTACATATTGCAGTACTTTGTGTTGCCAAATCAAGCAAGGATCGCCCTAAGATTGACGTTGTTTTTGAAGAGATGGACAAGGCTTGGCATAACACTCGGGCTGAATTG AGGGCACAAAAAGGGATGAGTTCAACAGCAGCACCATTGTCTTTATCTTCAGGAGTGTTATCGGTATGA
- the LOC126800379 gene encoding bidirectional sugar transporter NEC1-like produces the protein MNSTTEKLAFLFGLLGNIVSFMVFLAPMPTFYRIYQKKSSEGFQSIPYVVALLSAMLLLYYGLLKTNAMLIISINAFGIVIELAYLIFYFTYAPKKQRIFTLKLVLLVIVMYGLTVAITIFLLSGTKRVSAVGWICAVFNIAVFAAPLSIMRQVIRTRSVEYMPFTLSLFLTLCATMWFFYGLFTQDYYIALPNVLGFLFGIAQMILYMVYRNSGKDHNEIEAKTSTNGGDLEMRYKQLSVTSTSHQKLYRSIST, from the exons ATGAATTCGACCACCGAAAAACTCGCTTTCTTATTCGGTCTCTTAG GTAACATCGTGTCATTCATGGTGTTCTTGGCGCCAAT GCCGACATTTTACAGAATTTACCAGAAGAAATCATCGGAAGGGTTCCAATCCATACCGTATGTGGTTGCACTTTTGAGTGCAATGTTATTGTTGTATTATGGTTTGCTCAAGACAAATGCTATGTTGATCATCAGCATCAATGCCTTTGGAATTGTTATTGAACTTGCTTACCTCATATTCTATTTCACATATGCTCCCAAGAAGCAGAGG ATATTTACGTTGAAGTTGGTTCTGCTGGTAATTGTAATGTATGGGTTGACGGTGGCAATCACTATCTTCCTTCTAAGTGGAACCAAACGCGTTAGCGCAGTTGGGTGGATCTGTGCTGTGTTTAACATTGCTGTTTTTGCAGCTCCTTTAAGCATTATG AGGCAAGTAATACGAACCAGGAGTGTGGAATACATGCCATTTACTTTGTCTTTATTCCTAACACTTTGTGCTACCATGTGGTTCTTCTACGGACTTTTCACACAGGATTACTACATCGCA TTACCAAACGTATTGGGATTTCTATTCGGCATCGCACAGATGATCCTGTACATGGTATACAGGAACTCGGGGAAAGATCATAATGAGATTGAAGCAAAAACAAGTACTAATGGTGGTGATCTAGAGATGAGGTATAAGCAGTTAAGTGTGACCAGTACCAGTCATCAGAAATTGTATCGCAGTATCAGTACATGA
- the LOC126798293 gene encoding uncharacterized protein LOC126798293 isoform X2 — MAYIPPHKRNSNEAERPLPTPDKLAPLFKRNVNVRSSKSNDKYTSKIFYADRAISRWWVVGLNDDNQFPPSVNLEPISLETIEQRIIGESPLALIGSGLDNGNAVEGTSPKSPWVYMTENVLEDLLASFENVRMEMKSPTLEYLKPTLVARVGKVLFHRTPSVNLESLKENLTTEKLKNWKGRPFYTNVPVSYTEKIVNEVVPNIGVTFESEKDIYQVQLADSTKPDSTITCICSVKDGKLQLYKVELNQVRHMVVDISILNKNMDLRLMLNMKRVLTSQTDEEMQSLRDLVDAAITDPDVKGGLRWPPEKTSSGKYNVVRVCHLRAKVYKNQALRFKVRHADRFDFRTSSGEASWETSLRLKKVVSKLKEEMVDVSSVSEVLEENMKFIWDNFLSCESFLT; from the exons ATGGCGTATATCCCACCGCACAAGCGAAACTCAAATGAAGCTGAAAGACCGTTGCCAACTCCTGACAAGCTTGCTCCTTTATTTAAgagaaatgtaaatgtaaggTCATCTAAGTCTAATGATAAATATACTTCAAAGATATTTTATGCAGACCGTGCTATATCAAGATGGTGGGTAGTTGGTTTGAATGATGACAACCAGTTTCCACCTTCTGTCAATCTCGAACCCATTTCCTTGGAAACCATTGAGCAGAGAATTATTGGAGAAAGCCCTCTCGCTTTAATAGGTTCTGGTCTTGATAATG GTAATGCGGTGGAAGGGACCTCGCCAAAGAGCCCATGGGTATATATGACAGAAAATGTGCTTGAAGACCTGCTTGCGTCTTTTGAAAATGTGAGGATGGAAATGAAGTCACCAACATTAGAGTATCTAAAGCCGACTTTAGTTGCTCGAGTTGGAAAAGTTCTTTTTCATAG GACTCCGTCCGTTAACCTGGAATCTCTCAAAGAAAATCTGACTACTGAGAAGTTGAAAAATTGGAAGGGAAGACCATTTTACACAAATGTTCCTGTTTCGTATACAGAGAAAATTGTAAACGAAGTTGTCCCGAATATTGGAGTTACTTTTGAATCGGAGAAAGATATATACCAAGTACAG TTGGCCGATTCAACAAAACCAGACTCAACTATCACCTGCATTTGTAGTGTGAAAGATGGAAAGCTACAACTCTACAAG GTCGAACTAAACCAAGTGCGTCATATGGTAGTGGACATATCCATCCTTAATAAGAATATGGACCTGAGACTGATGTTAAACATGAAGAGAGTCTTAACAAGTCAGACG GATGAGGAGATGCAAAGCCTTAGGGATCTGGTTGATGCTGCGATTACAGATCCAGATGTGAAGGGTGGGTTGAGATGGCCCCCGGAGAAGACATCTTCTGGAAAGTACAATGTTGTTAGGGTTTGTCATTTAAGAGCAAAAGTATATAAAAATCAGGCATTAAGATTTAAGGTCAGGCATGCAGATAGATTTGATTTCAGAACCTCAAGTGGGGAAGCTTCTTGGGAGACCAGTTTGAGGTTGAAAAAGGTAGTCTCAAAGTTGAAG GAAGAGATGGTTGATGTCAGCTCGGTTTCTGAGGTGCTGGAGGAAAATATGAAGTTCATCTGGGATAACTTCTTAAGCTGTGAAAGTTTTCTCACATGA
- the LOC126798293 gene encoding uncharacterized protein LOC126798293 isoform X1, whose translation MAYIPPHKRNSNEAERPLPTPDKLAPLFKRNVNVRSSKSNDKYTSKIFYADRAISRWWVVGLNDDNQFPPSVNLEPISLETIEQRIIGESPLALIGSGLDNEGNAVEGTSPKSPWVYMTENVLEDLLASFENVRMEMKSPTLEYLKPTLVARVGKVLFHRTPSVNLESLKENLTTEKLKNWKGRPFYTNVPVSYTEKIVNEVVPNIGVTFESEKDIYQVQLADSTKPDSTITCICSVKDGKLQLYKVELNQVRHMVVDISILNKNMDLRLMLNMKRVLTSQTDEEMQSLRDLVDAAITDPDVKGGLRWPPEKTSSGKYNVVRVCHLRAKVYKNQALRFKVRHADRFDFRTSSGEASWETSLRLKKVVSKLKEEMVDVSSVSEVLEENMKFIWDNFLSCESFLT comes from the exons ATGGCGTATATCCCACCGCACAAGCGAAACTCAAATGAAGCTGAAAGACCGTTGCCAACTCCTGACAAGCTTGCTCCTTTATTTAAgagaaatgtaaatgtaaggTCATCTAAGTCTAATGATAAATATACTTCAAAGATATTTTATGCAGACCGTGCTATATCAAGATGGTGGGTAGTTGGTTTGAATGATGACAACCAGTTTCCACCTTCTGTCAATCTCGAACCCATTTCCTTGGAAACCATTGAGCAGAGAATTATTGGAGAAAGCCCTCTCGCTTTAATAGGTTCTGGTCTTGATAATG AAGGTAATGCGGTGGAAGGGACCTCGCCAAAGAGCCCATGGGTATATATGACAGAAAATGTGCTTGAAGACCTGCTTGCGTCTTTTGAAAATGTGAGGATGGAAATGAAGTCACCAACATTAGAGTATCTAAAGCCGACTTTAGTTGCTCGAGTTGGAAAAGTTCTTTTTCATAG GACTCCGTCCGTTAACCTGGAATCTCTCAAAGAAAATCTGACTACTGAGAAGTTGAAAAATTGGAAGGGAAGACCATTTTACACAAATGTTCCTGTTTCGTATACAGAGAAAATTGTAAACGAAGTTGTCCCGAATATTGGAGTTACTTTTGAATCGGAGAAAGATATATACCAAGTACAG TTGGCCGATTCAACAAAACCAGACTCAACTATCACCTGCATTTGTAGTGTGAAAGATGGAAAGCTACAACTCTACAAG GTCGAACTAAACCAAGTGCGTCATATGGTAGTGGACATATCCATCCTTAATAAGAATATGGACCTGAGACTGATGTTAAACATGAAGAGAGTCTTAACAAGTCAGACG GATGAGGAGATGCAAAGCCTTAGGGATCTGGTTGATGCTGCGATTACAGATCCAGATGTGAAGGGTGGGTTGAGATGGCCCCCGGAGAAGACATCTTCTGGAAAGTACAATGTTGTTAGGGTTTGTCATTTAAGAGCAAAAGTATATAAAAATCAGGCATTAAGATTTAAGGTCAGGCATGCAGATAGATTTGATTTCAGAACCTCAAGTGGGGAAGCTTCTTGGGAGACCAGTTTGAGGTTGAAAAAGGTAGTCTCAAAGTTGAAG GAAGAGATGGTTGATGTCAGCTCGGTTTCTGAGGTGCTGGAGGAAAATATGAAGTTCATCTGGGATAACTTCTTAAGCTGTGAAAGTTTTCTCACATGA
- the LOC126798293 gene encoding uncharacterized protein LOC126798293 isoform X3, protein MAYIPPHKRNSNEAERPLPTPDKLAPLFKRNVNVRSSKSNDKYTSKIFYADRAISRWWVVGLNDDNQFPPSVNLEPISLETIEQRIIGESPLALIGSGLDNEGNAVEGTSPKSPWVYMTENVLEDLLASFENVRMEMKSPTLEYLKPTLVARVGKVLFHRTPSVNLESLKENLTTEKLKNWKGRPFYTNVPVSYTEKIVNEVVPNIGVTFESEKDIYQVQVELNQVRHMVVDISILNKNMDLRLMLNMKRVLTSQTDEEMQSLRDLVDAAITDPDVKGGLRWPPEKTSSGKYNVVRVCHLRAKVYKNQALRFKVRHADRFDFRTSSGEASWETSLRLKKVVSKLKEEMVDVSSVSEVLEENMKFIWDNFLSCESFLT, encoded by the exons ATGGCGTATATCCCACCGCACAAGCGAAACTCAAATGAAGCTGAAAGACCGTTGCCAACTCCTGACAAGCTTGCTCCTTTATTTAAgagaaatgtaaatgtaaggTCATCTAAGTCTAATGATAAATATACTTCAAAGATATTTTATGCAGACCGTGCTATATCAAGATGGTGGGTAGTTGGTTTGAATGATGACAACCAGTTTCCACCTTCTGTCAATCTCGAACCCATTTCCTTGGAAACCATTGAGCAGAGAATTATTGGAGAAAGCCCTCTCGCTTTAATAGGTTCTGGTCTTGATAATG AAGGTAATGCGGTGGAAGGGACCTCGCCAAAGAGCCCATGGGTATATATGACAGAAAATGTGCTTGAAGACCTGCTTGCGTCTTTTGAAAATGTGAGGATGGAAATGAAGTCACCAACATTAGAGTATCTAAAGCCGACTTTAGTTGCTCGAGTTGGAAAAGTTCTTTTTCATAG GACTCCGTCCGTTAACCTGGAATCTCTCAAAGAAAATCTGACTACTGAGAAGTTGAAAAATTGGAAGGGAAGACCATTTTACACAAATGTTCCTGTTTCGTATACAGAGAAAATTGTAAACGAAGTTGTCCCGAATATTGGAGTTACTTTTGAATCGGAGAAAGATATATACCAAGTACAG GTCGAACTAAACCAAGTGCGTCATATGGTAGTGGACATATCCATCCTTAATAAGAATATGGACCTGAGACTGATGTTAAACATGAAGAGAGTCTTAACAAGTCAGACG GATGAGGAGATGCAAAGCCTTAGGGATCTGGTTGATGCTGCGATTACAGATCCAGATGTGAAGGGTGGGTTGAGATGGCCCCCGGAGAAGACATCTTCTGGAAAGTACAATGTTGTTAGGGTTTGTCATTTAAGAGCAAAAGTATATAAAAATCAGGCATTAAGATTTAAGGTCAGGCATGCAGATAGATTTGATTTCAGAACCTCAAGTGGGGAAGCTTCTTGGGAGACCAGTTTGAGGTTGAAAAAGGTAGTCTCAAAGTTGAAG GAAGAGATGGTTGATGTCAGCTCGGTTTCTGAGGTGCTGGAGGAAAATATGAAGTTCATCTGGGATAACTTCTTAAGCTGTGAAAGTTTTCTCACATGA
- the LOC126799963 gene encoding transcription factor MYB113-like, with translation MGGIPWTTEEDQLLRKCIEKNGEGKWHQIPHLAGLNRCRKSCRLRWLNYLRPNIKRGSFEQEEVELIIKLQRLLGNRWSLVAARLPGRTGNDVKNYWNCHLSKKLNAQEPHDDHQKINHARNNNVKVRRPQPSKHGSSNSKRPMISGTLEDQTCQVMEESIRSSMAMLCNTDKDQVHIGEMIEREDSNNPCVEEEHEGNSDFMGDLGMVGFDQFEQVIEQYDQDVNNNNNNNNNNNRWEWDDSILDMDIWISDS, from the exons ATGGGTGGTATTCCATGGACTACTGAAGAGGATCAGTTGCTCAGGAAATGCATAGAGAAGAATGGAGAAGGCAAATGGCATCAAATTCCTCACTTAGCCG GTCTAAACAGGTGCCGTAAGAGCTGCAGGCTGCGGTGGCTGAACTACCTTCGGCCAAACATCAAGAGAGGGAGCTTTGAGCAAGAGGAAGTGGAGCTCATCATCAAGCTCCAAAGGCTCTTGGGAAACAG GTGGTCACTAGTTGCAGCCAGGCTTCCAGGAAGAACTGGTAATGATGTGAAGAACTATTGGAACtgtcacttgagcaagaagtTAAATGCTCAAGAACCTCATGATGATCATCAGAAGATTAATCATGCAAggaataataatgtaaaagtCCGAAGGCCCCAACCTTCAAAACATGGCagctcaaattcaaaaagGCCAATGATAAGTGGTACTCTTGAGGATCAGACTTGCCAAGTCATGGAAGAAAGTATCAGATCTTCAATGGCAATGCTGTGCAATACTGATAAAGACCAAGTGCACATCGGTGAGATGATTGAGAGAGAGGATAGCAACAATCCATGTGTGGAAGAAGAACATGAGGGTAACAGTGACTTTATGGGTGATTTGGGGATGGTAGGCTTTGATCAGTTTGAACAAGTTATAGAGCAATATGATCAAGatgtcaacaacaacaacaacaacaacaacaacaacaacagatGGGAGTGGGATGACTCCATCTTGGATATGGATATTTGGATTTCTGATTCTTAA